The Podarcis raffonei isolate rPodRaf1 chromosome 2, rPodRaf1.pri, whole genome shotgun sequence genome window below encodes:
- the NMUR2 gene encoding neuromedin-U receptor 2 — MDWITNISSGIYQTEDEVEPLIRRYLNSTEDYLTFLYGPRRSHLFLPMTWIYASIFLVGVSGNLLVCLVILRHRNMKTPTNYYLFSLAISDLLVLLCGMPLEVYEMWSNYPFLFGLAGCYFKTALFETVCFASILNVTTVSIERYVAIMHPFRAKLKSTRRRALRIIIALWLLSVLFSLPNTSTHGIVLQYFPNHTEVPGSATCAVVQPMWIYNCIIQLSSFLFYVLPMSVISVLYCLMGMKLRGDCSLEVDEMGINVKRPSRKSVTKMLFVLVIVFGICWAPFHTDRLFYSFVVNWTEPLANMFNLIHVVSGIFFYLSSAVNPIIYNLLSRRFRMAFLSVIFPQCKHWHPRHTTSRLPSQRSIFMLGELNVAGSAEERSHPYPQRSSVCSSHLSGGL; from the exons ATGGATTGGATCACAAACATATCTTCAGGTATCTACCAAACAGAGGATGAAGTGGAGCCACTGATTAGAAGATACCTAAACAGCACTGAGGACTACCTTACCTTTTTATATGGACCCAGACGGAGCCATTTGTTCCTGCCTATGACTTGGATATATGCTTCGATTTTCCTAGTTGGAGTGTCAGGCAACCTTTTAGTGTGCCTGGTGATTCTCAGGCACCGCAACATGAAAACGCCCACTAACTATTATCTCTTCAGCCTTGCCATTTCCGACCTGCTGGTCCTGCTCTGTGGGATGCCCTTGGAAGTCTACGAAATGTGGAGCAACTACCCCTTCTTGTTTGGATTGGCTGGGTGCTATTTCAAGACGGCTCTCTTTGAGACAGTGTGCTTCGCCTCCATCCTGAACGTCACCACAGTCAGCATAGAGCGGTACGTGGCCATCATGCACCCCTTCCGAGCCAAGCTGAAGAGCACCAGGCGGCGCGCTTTGAGGATCATCATTGCCCTGTGGCTCCTGTCtgtcctcttctctcttcccaacACCAGCACCCATGGCATCGTACTGCAGTATTTCCCAAATCACACAGAAGTCCCTGGCTCAGCAACGTGTGCTGTGGTTCAGCCCATGTGGATCTACAACTGTATCATCCAGTTAAGCTCCTTCCTCTTTTACGTGCTGCCAATGAGTGTCATCAGTGTGCTCTACTGCCTGATGGGGATGAAA CTGAGAGGAGACTGTTCTTTGGAAGTAGATGAAATGGGAATTAATGTTAAAAGACCATCCAGAAAGTCTGTCACTAAGATGTTAT TTGTCCTAGTAATCGTTTTTGGCATATGCTGGGCTCCGTTCCACACAGACCGACTCTTCTACAGCTTTGTCGTAAACTGGACAGAACCTCTTGCCAATATGTTCAACTTAATCCATGTGGTGTCAG GCATTTTCTTCTATCTGAGTTCTGCTGTTAACCCTATAATCTACAATTTGCTGTCCAGGCGTTTTAGGATGGCTTTCCTGAGTGTCATCTTTCCTCAGTGCAAACACTGGCACCCCAGACACACTACCAGTCGCCTCCCATCCCAGCGGAGCATCTTCATGCTTGGGGAACTCAATGTTGCAGGGTCTGCAGAAGAAAGAAGCCATCCATATCCGCAGAGGTCGTCTGTCTGCAGCTCTCACCTGTCTGGCGGTCTGTGA